TTTCCAATGGTGTTTCTGAAGCTTGCCAACTGGGTGTTGTACCAGCTTCTAGCCAACTCATGCTACAGAGCTGCAAGGAAAGTGAGAAAATCGTCACAGCACCTTTCTTTGTTTCCCAGCTTGTCAAAATGCGGGTTAGACAAGAGGGGTTCTCACACATTGGTCTGTGACATCCAGGGAACCCTCCTCAGGTCACAATCCTTCTTCCCCTATTTCATGTTGGTTGCCTTCGAAGGAGGCAGCATTGTGAGAGcttttctcctcctcctctcatGGCCGATTCTGTGGGTGGTGGATTATGAGCTTAAATTGAGAATCATGATATTCATATCCTTCTGCGGTCTGAGGTTGAAGTACATGGAGAGCGTTTCCAGGACTGTTTTGCCAAAGTTTTATCTTGAGAATCTCAACTTCGAGGCTTACAAGGTTTTGGCTTCGACAGGGTCAAAGGTTGTCTTCACAAGTGTTCCCAGAGTTATGGTGGAAGGGTTTTTGAAAGAGTATTTGGGTGTTGCTGATGTTGTTGGGTCTGAGTTGCAGACAGTTGGGAGATTCTACACAGGTTTGGTGGGTGAGTCTGGTTTGCTTGTAAAGCACCGAGCCCTTAAAGAGTATTTTGGAGATGCAAATCCTGATATTGGGCTTGGAACTTTAAGCCTCCATGACCATCTCTTCATCTCCCTTTGCAAGGTATTCTAAAccctacttttttctttctttctttttttttttcttaagctaGAAATCTTTTgtcctttcctttttgttttttttttttgggggtagGGATGGGGGGAGGGGCGTCGGTTGGGGGGAGTCTTAGGTCATTTGACCATTGTATTTTGTTTCTTCCTCAGGTGACCCTTTAAGGCATTTACCTAACTAGTTAATTAGCTATTTGATGTACTTGGGTTTGATGGGCTTcatctatttcttttatttaactaataaactaattaatttatcaaATCCATCTCATATGTTTGACCCATTATATTTGCATGAGTAATGATATTAATTAGTAAACTCTTATACGATTAAGATGACGTATTCTTACAAATACTGATTAAGGATAAAATTTTAGTGGCACATCATTGACAAAACATTACTCTTTTTACGGCCAATGGCCTTTCTTTTGTACTTAAAAATAGTCTTTGCTTTAATTAAGGCAAGGATTAATGGGCGCATATATATAGTACATTTCATTTAAATTCTTGTTGGGTATATCAaactctttatatatttttctaaattctTGTTGGGTATATCAAACTCTTCATATATTTTGTATGGTGTTTTAACATGCAGGAGGCTTATGTGGTGCACAAGGAAGACATCACAAGCTCAACAATGATGCCAAGGGAGAAGTACCCAAAGCCTCTCATCTTCCATGATGGAAGGCTAGCTTTTTTCCCCACCCCATTAGCAACTCTATGTATGTTCATGTACCTCCCACTTGGAATCGTCTTAGCAATTTTCAGAATCATTGTTGGAAACTATCTCCCTCACAAGTTTGGCATGATGTTGGGGTTTTGGAGTGGTGTACATCTTGAAGTCAAAGGACACAAAATCcctccaaaatcaaatcatcaCCAAAAAGGAGTTCTCTATGTTTGCACCCACAGAACCCTGCTGGACCCAGTTTTCCTCAGCATGGCTTTGGGAAAGCATTTGACTGCAGTCACATACAGCCTAAGCAAGATGTCTGAATTCATTTCCCCAATAAAAACAGTGAGATTGACAAGAGACAGAAAACAAGACGCAGAAACCATGCAAAGGAAGCTTAATGAAGGTGATTTGGTGGTGTGCCCTGAAGGAACAACATGTAGAGAGCCATATTTGTTAAGGTTTAGCTCTTTGTTTGCTGAGTTAGCTGATGACATTGTTCCTGTCGCCATGAACAGTCATGTGAGCATGTTTTATGGCACTACAGCAAGTGGACTCAAATGCCTTGATCCCTTGTTCTTTTTGATGAACCCTAATCCTACCTATTATGTCCAAATCCTTCCAAAGCTGCCCAGGGAGCTCACTTGTGCAGGGGGGAGATCAAGCTTTGACGTGGCAAATTATATCCAAAAACATTTGGCTGATGCTTTAGGGTTTCAGTGCACCACTCTTACAAGGAGGGACAAGTACATGATGCTTGCAGGGAATGAAGGAGTGGTCAGGAAACCCTAGtttgagaaatttttattttttttttggttgtgaaccatatattttattttcgaccacaaaaccatatatatattttttttgtttttgtgaattatatggtatttttgtcatctcGCCATTGTGtgtgagatttattattattattattatgctgACTTATGATCAGCATATGTATCTTTTGCATCTTTTTCTAGATTTACGTACATTCATCTCTCGACCATATACAATGTTCTGATTGGAAAAATGAACAGTTAGATTAATAATTCCTGCAATCAATTAGCAACTGTTGCTTGCTACGAACTTGAGTTTCATTTGTGGTGGGTGAGCAATAAATTGCTGATACCCTAAATTGGCGCAATCTGCTTCATTTGAGGACCATGCACAACTTTTTCTTTAGTGGTAGCAGGGGAAAATTAATGCGTGCATTGAAACTTCTTAGacaaaataatttaagaaattaGGTCAAATTTGCTTTTgtgtgacaattttttttttttttttttttgagaaatgtgtgacaattatatatatatatatatatggaaaaagtacactttacccctccaaAATTTGGAacgattttcaattcaattttcaatgttttaatttttgcaatgcaccctcccaaacttgcaaatttctttaaattcaaCCAATGTCatttcaaaattctcatatttctcataatttatttttttttttattttttataaaaaataattaaaatatatatatattcggggtggccgtagccccccatttggccatttggccatttttgcaccctccaatttttttttttttaaaaaaaaaaattaggggcaatatgagaatctTGGGATGacattggtcaaattgaaaaaaatttgcaagtttaaGAATgtgcattacaaaaattgaaacattggtaatcgaattaaaaattgtttcaaaCTTTAGGGGTgctaaagtgtaatttttctcatatatatatatatatatatatatatatatatcaccagtAAAAAAGctcagaaaaaacaaaaacaaaaaaacaaaaccgaaGAAAACTGTCGTTGAGCAAGCTCCGAAGGTTTCCTGTCATATTGTACTATGACTAATAAATGTGTATAGAAATATGGTTCTTCTTTACAACTCATAGGTCCCTCTCCTTCCTGTGTAACATGGAGGTGTCTGCATCTAATCTCATGGGGTTTAAGTTCTTCTGAACTGCATTGAATGATGTAAGAAATTGCAGTGCCTTGTCATTTTCATGCAGTAACCTTTAATCGCCGGACGTGCACTGACCGGAAAACATAAAGTACGGCCGGTGGCCTCTTGGGTACTTCATTCTGATTAAGGTAATGTTTGCGGACATCACGCGCTATCCGTTtcattattttccaaaaaaatatatatatattaaaatattcttactttttattactatttcaATAAACAATTAccgtaaaataaaatttttcactttttcaaatcatcTTCTTACTTTTCCATGCacgtcttcttctttttttaatttttttttaatgtcaacAATACTTTAAAAAAGCATTGTTGTTTAACAAGCAAAGCCAAGCTtgctctttcatatttttactATCTTTTGTATAATTACCTCCCAGCTAAAAGCTAAGATATATGGTCCTTAGTTTCTTTATTATTGCtcttaattaacaaaaatatattgtaatAGATTGATCAGTGATATTGTAATTTAttctgattattattattttaataagaagTCTGAGGGTGGATCTCTATCTATCttagataaaatatttttgaaaacttgCGAGATTATAGGTGAGAGAGTACTCTTtatctattaaataaataaataaataagccaAAATTCTTAATACAACATGCATGATAGGCTCAAAAGCAGTATTCttatatgaaaaattatttgtgttaatattttgtcaatatttttgtcatattttcttataaatttaatagatcaattattaattttgtggAATCTATGtaaattcacaaatctaatagctgatttgtaagatgatataggaaaaatatgagcaaaatattTACACAAATCATTTCTCTTCTTATATTATAACAGTGATGCTATAATCGCATTGATTCAGACTTAAGTATTGAATGTTTAAATTTAGttggtttaattttgtttcgaGTTTGAGCTTATTACCgaaataaatttaatgtttaaatttgGTTCATATATTTTATGAACAAACTTAgactttgtttgttttggcataaaattattctctgaaaaatatttttgtattttccgATGCGACCAAAAATATAGTCAAACCGGAActattttcggtttgaccaaaaaaCCATCTTTAGTTTCGGAAAGTGGTTTctacttttaaattttgtaaatcatttttcaagtttgagttTGTCATTCGATCTCAAGCCGACAGAGCCGCTTTCTAACGTTGCTCATTTTCCATATGagccaaacactaaaaaatattttttagaaaatcttttttttttttttttctgagatattattttattatcgAAACAAACAAAGTCTTGATTAAACTTTTTACAagctatttaattaacatagtcatttcttatatatagtaaatatcatCATTATTTGTACTTTTTCAAAAATCGATACTAATCATTATTCACTTAATTATTGTTAACATTTTATCATTCAATTtaattagataattttttttatgcataaacttataaaaattaacTTCACCAACCTTATATCAGTGCAATATCATATAATTGACAATTTATATTGTTTATAGCCTTATCTACAATCTTTCAATCCAGTTTCTAGTCTATATATACAAGTATGTTTTAGACTCATCTATATCAACACTGAGTTGCAAGGATTTAAACTATATTACATAAGAAAATGATTCATTTTATCTTCTTAGATACTAAATATGTTCTCACTATAAAGTTAAAAACAatgccataaaaaaataataaaaataaattactagaGTTTATATATGATTACGAACAATTGGATTCATTTATAGCGCCCTATATTACAGCTTTACACCTACGTACGTACCCGTTCTTATATATTTATGCCTTTTAGCCTACGATACCTTTGTTgggtcataaaaaaaaaataaaggcaatGTTTGGTGgatgatatttgttttttgttttttcttttgaaaagatAGTTTGATGTAATATAGAAGTGAGAAGTGTATTTTATTaaaggttaaatactaaattagtctaTGGGGTTTcagaactttatttttttctccttggagtttcatttttatcacaggaggtctttgtggttttgataatagaccaagttagtcctccgtcagttaaccgttagttgacttaacggaatttcacttggaccaatcaaatgttgacacgtggcacctacttaattttttttttaaaaaaaaaaatattgggggtggccgagccaccccctttggccatgggggtggccaggccacccccatctggctggatgggggtggtcgagccaccccctggGCCGAAATGCCTTTCCTGCTTTCACTGCATCTGCCTCTGCCTTAGATGTTAGAGTCTCTGTCCCAACCTGTGCCTCCGCTGTCTACCCAATGCCTTAATATACGAGGAAAGTTGCTACGCAGAGCGTGGGATCAACTCCATCTTAGAGATTTGGAGGATCCGCAACTACAAGCTCTCGAGTGGCTCGAAAGTACTGTGACTCTTGCTTCTGAAGAGCGGCTGTAATTGAGATCCGGTGTCCCACAGCTACACTAGTTCGTTAGGTATAACGTGTTTCGGTCAGCTTTAAAGGCCAAACTACCCCAGTCGCTTTTTTGCATGAGCCCTATGGAGTCAAGTTACAAATGTCTTGACCGGAAGAGCGTCAATAGAATAGACCAAGAGTTGAGAAAGGCCTCGTTCCAGCAAGTGGATGGTGCTTGCTGTCTGAAGTCCAGTGGTTGCTCCGGCTAGAGATATAGTCGTAGAGACGGCTAGAGATTATGTGAAGTCCTCAAATCTGAGATAAGGGAGATCTGGCTAGAGATTATGTCTAGGACAAGGCTATTGATCTAGTCTAGTCTACCTTCTCTTCTTTAGCTTGAGTATATACCCTCCGCTAGATAGTCTGCTTTTCCTTTCTCTAGGTTTTGGGTGACTATTCCTTCGTTCTCAAATTTGTATTGATAGTTACATTTTAAGTGGTATTAACAATTATAGTGACAGTTACATTTATAGTTACATTTTTTATGAAAGCAAAAATAGTAGTGAAAACTAGAGTTCAAGTATAAAACCAAGCCCGGATGGTAGTGATTTAACTATAACAGAAATAGAAACAGAAAGTTCTAATGATCTAGATGTGACTACAAAATAGAGGCATTTGTGGGTTCAATGCGAAAATTGTTATGGattaaattataagaaatttttaaaataaaaatgaatatttgcGAACGCTGTGgacatcatttgaaaatgagTAGTTCAGATAGAATCAAGCTTTCGATTGATCCAGGTACTTGGGCTCCAATGGATGAAGACATGGTCTCTCTGGATCCCATTGAATTTAATTTAGCAGACCGCAGGATCCACTGGCGTAATCCTGCGATCCCTGCGATCTCCTTGAGCAGGGCCCCGTAAGTACCGGAAGCTGCAAGCTATAGGGACTGAAGGGGGATAAACCCCCGTTAGGAGCTAGTATAAGCTAGCAAAGTGGAGAGTAGCTTTCTAAGCGGAGCGGAACGAagcattttataattaattatcatacACATGCGCGCGACAGATAACCGCACAGGAGCtacaaagagagaaaagagcTAGGAGCTAACCCCCGGAGGCCTAAGGTCAACACGGAGACAGAAAGATAGGGAGACTTAAAGCCTCCCCCGGAGCCCAAAACAGAGCCAGGAAGGGAAACCCAAAAGAGCTCGTACGTAGTCTTATGCCTTTGTTTTTGTCTTCGCTCTTGCCTATGCCTTAGCTACCGGTGCTCCAGGTGTTTATGGGTAAACCAAAGAAAATAGATCGGCTTAAAGACTACGCCTGTGCTTACCTTTAATGGCTTTTGGATGACTCTAGCCTCTTGCCCTACTGATCTATGCTACCTCGTATAGATTTCATCTCTTGCTTGCCCAGGCTTTCTCGCTGCGTGCTTTTCTACAGGAAGCATCCCAACCAGCAACTTAAGAAGGAGTTCCTGTGCCAATTTCATATCCTTTACCATAAAAAGGTAGTGCTCCTACCTTCCGGTCTACTGGTTATAGATCAATTAATGGCTTACACCTCGTCCACGGGCTTTGGCTCTTTAAGTGATGACAAGGATGCTGGGTCAACTGTTGACTTGAATGCAGGGAAGGGGCTCGTACATGTTCTGCAGTAGCCCCCGTGAATACTCCGCCGGTATGAAAAGTTCTTAATGTTAGTTGAGTGCCCGGTTCTCCAATAGATTGACCCGCAATAATACCTACAGCTTCTCCCAATTCGACCAGGTCACCATGAGTAGGACTTCTGCCATAACATAATTGGCAGATCCAAGCTGTACTCCTACAAGTAAAGGGGGTTTGAATAGATATTGTTTGTGTTTGAAAGGTTATGAATCGATTGACAAGTCCAATCCCAATATCTTGATTTCTAACGGCAATGCATCGTGGtcccatatatat
This window of the Corylus avellana chromosome ca5, CavTom2PMs-1.0 genome carries:
- the LOC132181156 gene encoding glycerol-3-phosphate acyltransferase 1, whose product is MAFPMVFLKLANWVLYQLLANSCYRAARKVRKSSQHLSLFPSLSKCGLDKRGSHTLVCDIQGTLLRSQSFFPYFMLVAFEGGSIVRAFLLLLSWPILWVVDYELKLRIMIFISFCGLRLKYMESVSRTVLPKFYLENLNFEAYKVLASTGSKVVFTSVPRVMVEGFLKEYLGVADVVGSELQTVGRFYTGLVGESGLLVKHRALKEYFGDANPDIGLGTLSLHDHLFISLCKEAYVVHKEDITSSTMMPREKYPKPLIFHDGRLAFFPTPLATLCMFMYLPLGIVLAIFRIIVGNYLPHKFGMMLGFWSGVHLEVKGHKIPPKSNHHQKGVLYVCTHRTLLDPVFLSMALGKHLTAVTYSLSKMSEFISPIKTVRLTRDRKQDAETMQRKLNEGDLVVCPEGTTCREPYLLRFSSLFAELADDIVPVAMNSHVSMFYGTTASGLKCLDPLFFLMNPNPTYYVQILPKLPRELTCAGGRSSFDVANYIQKHLADALGFQCTTLTRRDKYMMLAGNEGVVRKP